The Candidatus Latescibacterota bacterium genome includes a window with the following:
- a CDS encoding hemolysin family protein, with protein sequence MDSITILVARIFIFITAQIVIAGAMTAFPVLSRMHEEKAFPGESRGRRILRLLHRERLHLLLVLFLLEALLIIVATVNLPGLFSGLLHPGGTNRITTGFIPALLSALAIAVSFIAGAGFATRKPRMVAVLVSYLVFPFFLLLKPLSVFLLKLVSIPFPDLPAEIALPLFLLPGSGEGSEGFIEKNGSMLVRSIVEFGEKKVREVMVPRIDVFAIDFQADIEDIREQVSEAGHSRVPIYDTSIDRILGILCVKDLVDTSCEDESDDIRRLVREPFFVPEGKKLEELLREFQMMKKHLAIVVDEYGGTSGIVTLEDILEEIVGEIRDEHDQEGPLVRAMGENIYSVEGRINLDELDELLDISLLSDDVDTLGGFIFDLLGRVPEEGEEIEYEGMEFRIDRLEGQRIAEVVVRLPGKEK encoded by the coding sequence ATGGACAGCATTACTATCCTGGTTGCAAGAATTTTTATCTTTATCACCGCACAGATTGTGATCGCTGGTGCTATGACCGCCTTTCCCGTGCTTTCAAGGATGCATGAGGAGAAGGCTTTTCCCGGGGAGTCAAGAGGAAGACGTATTCTCAGACTCCTTCACAGGGAAAGACTTCATCTCCTGCTCGTACTATTTCTGCTTGAAGCTCTGCTGATAATAGTGGCGACCGTCAATCTTCCCGGCCTGTTCAGTGGTCTCCTGCACCCCGGTGGTACGAACAGGATTACAACAGGATTTATTCCTGCGTTGCTCAGTGCGCTGGCTATCGCGGTTTCTTTTATTGCTGGAGCGGGGTTTGCTACGAGGAAACCGCGAATGGTAGCGGTCCTGGTCTCCTACCTGGTGTTTCCATTTTTCCTTCTTCTCAAGCCTTTGAGCGTGTTTCTGTTGAAACTCGTATCAATTCCTTTTCCCGATCTTCCCGCCGAAATAGCTCTTCCACTGTTCCTGCTTCCAGGTAGCGGTGAGGGCAGCGAGGGCTTTATAGAGAAGAACGGCAGCATGCTTGTAAGAAGTATCGTAGAGTTCGGGGAGAAGAAGGTCAGGGAAGTGATGGTTCCAAGGATCGATGTCTTCGCTATAGATTTTCAGGCCGATATCGAGGATATACGGGAACAGGTATCCGAGGCAGGGCATTCAAGGGTGCCCATCTACGATACGAGTATCGACAGGATACTGGGAATTCTTTGTGTCAAGGACCTGGTCGATACTTCATGCGAGGATGAGAGTGACGATATACGTCGCCTGGTGAGGGAGCCTTTCTTTGTTCCAGAAGGAAAGAAGCTCGAAGAACTGCTTCGGGAATTTCAAATGATGAAAAAACATCTCGCTATTGTCGTTGATGAATATGGAGGCACTTCCGGAATAGTTACTCTTGAGGACATCCTTGAGGAGATAGTAGGGGAGATAAGAGACGAGCACGACCAGGAAGGGCCTCTGGTGCGTGCGATGGGAGAGAATATATATTCTGTCGAGGGTCGGATCAATCTGGACGAACTCGATGAATTGCTGGACATCTCTCTTCTTTCCGATGATGTTGATACTCTTGGAGGTTTTATCTTTGACCTTCTCGGCCGCGTCCCCGAAGAAGGAGAAGAGATAGAATATGAGGGGATGGAGTTCAGGATCGACCGCCTGGAGGGCCAGAGGATCGCGGAAGTAGTAGTAAGGCTTCCAGGGAAAGAAAAATAA
- the ybeY gene encoding rRNA maturation RNase YbeY — protein MKTIQSSRPRVTGRTEFNRASEDIARLASGFAPRNTIVEIILVGERKMAWLNRNYKGRKGAAEILTFSYLDEEGTLSPGGPAGEIYLCWNRLVAGAAKRRVSRHSWLLRLIVHGLCHLRGFVHGNEVESRRMEKAERRHLDGAVPVRTLDRMFE, from the coding sequence ATGAAGACAATCCAAAGCAGCCGCCCCAGAGTGACAGGAAGAACAGAGTTTAACAGGGCTTCTGAAGATATTGCCAGACTGGCTTCGGGATTTGCTCCCCGGAACACGATTGTAGAGATAATCCTGGTAGGGGAAAGGAAGATGGCCTGGCTGAACAGGAATTACAAGGGAAGAAAAGGGGCAGCTGAGATACTTACTTTCAGTTATCTTGATGAAGAAGGCACTCTTTCTCCCGGCGGTCCGGCCGGCGAAATCTATCTCTGCTGGAACAGACTTGTTGCCGGAGCTGCGAAAAGAAGGGTGTCCCGGCACTCGTGGCTTCTCAGGCTGATAGTTCACGGTCTATGCCATTTGCGAGGGTTTGTTCATGGTAATGAGGTGGAAAGCCGGAGAATGGAAAAAGCCGAGCGCCGTCATCTTGATGGAGCGGTTCCTGTTCGGACCCTCGACAGAATGTTCGAATGA